In one window of uncultured Acetobacteroides sp. DNA:
- a CDS encoding S41 family peptidase — MLFTKYQNEIRVLMIAMLCMASLDSVSQKAPKLSKAEMKADIVYFFNTLRQHHPTPYFFCSKDSVEREKSKLESSLPDSLCTYDFAKRIGTLNHLFDSHTAILFSFLDQDTTFQALPKIVHVDANGEIFIRDKYANATTKVTAINGCPTKEVIAKLNRYLINERIKPAHKTNEDYLTSYVNLLGISAPFTFTIAYKDTSATVNITEQHVFEDKRVGYKLDFTERFKYNKDFDEIDDAVMKINQKLSTAIIYYFNCNINNNEVVQKKMKTFFDTLSTLGIKNLIVDIRNNSGGSDYSNDTITSYIKHPSFHITQDYEGKVGDASKKKATEYVDRYRAENLFNRVFYRLLVPNSILFLRDTPIGETYKIRDNSKVECNPKGYSGNIFILQGAYTCSAAADFSYWFKRSKRGILVGEETGEATDCFSRALTDKLPNSQLDLMVAQGRYTLPNGSVAKGVEPDFYFKIDPDNIFLSDNEVEKIICLKR, encoded by the coding sequence ATGCTATTTACAAAATATCAAAATGAAATAAGAGTACTAATGATTGCCATGCTATGTATGGCTAGTTTAGACTCTGTATCACAAAAAGCGCCAAAGCTGAGCAAGGCAGAGATGAAAGCCGACATCGTCTACTTCTTCAACACCCTTAGGCAGCACCACCCCACCCCCTACTTCTTCTGCTCGAAGGATTCGGTCGAACGCGAGAAGAGCAAGCTCGAAAGCAGCCTCCCCGATTCGCTGTGCACCTACGACTTTGCCAAGCGGATCGGCACCCTCAACCATCTTTTCGACAGCCATACTGCTATCCTCTTCAGTTTTCTCGATCAGGATACAACCTTTCAGGCACTACCAAAGATCGTACACGTAGATGCCAACGGCGAAATATTTATCCGGGATAAATATGCTAATGCAACAACCAAGGTAACCGCCATAAACGGATGCCCAACTAAGGAGGTAATAGCAAAACTTAACCGCTACCTTATAAATGAAAGAATTAAACCTGCCCATAAAACCAATGAGGACTACCTAACAAGCTACGTTAACCTGTTGGGCATAAGCGCACCATTTACGTTCACCATCGCGTATAAGGACACCTCAGCAACAGTCAATATAACAGAACAGCACGTATTCGAAGATAAACGGGTAGGCTATAAACTCGATTTCACCGAAAGATTCAAGTACAATAAGGATTTCGACGAGATCGATGATGCAGTTATGAAAATTAATCAAAAACTATCAACCGCCATTATCTACTACTTCAACTGCAATATCAACAACAACGAAGTAGTCCAAAAAAAGATGAAAACCTTCTTCGATACGCTAAGCACGCTAGGCATAAAGAATCTGATTGTTGATATCCGCAACAACTCCGGTGGCAGCGACTACAGCAACGATACCATCACCAGCTACATTAAGCACCCCAGCTTTCACATCACTCAAGATTATGAGGGAAAAGTTGGTGATGCCTCGAAGAAAAAGGCAACGGAATATGTTGATAGGTATAGGGCCGAGAACCTGTTTAACCGAGTATTCTACCGTTTGCTAGTACCCAACAGCATCCTTTTTTTAAGGGATACACCAATTGGAGAAACATACAAAATCAGAGATAACTCTAAGGTAGAATGCAACCCCAAAGGCTATTCGGGAAATATCTTCATTTTGCAGGGTGCCTACACCTGCTCAGCTGCCGCCGATTTCTCCTACTGGTTTAAAAGATCGAAGCGGGGAATACTAGTTGGCGAAGAAACAGGAGAGGCAACCGACTGCTTTAGTAGAGCGCTAACGGATAAACTACCCAATAGCCAACTCGACTTAATGGTTGCACAAGGAAGGTATACGCTACCCAACGGTTCTGTTGCAAAAGGGGTAGAACCCGATTTCTACTTTAAAATAGATCCCGACAACATATTCCTAAGCGATAATGAAGTTGAAAAAATAATTTGCCTAAAGAGGTAG
- a CDS encoding redoxin family protein, which produces MKNTKHLIALIGLLAFGAFGTKAQTRISISFPEAQQETDVRVYRPINGLYNTSYAGRKDRYMTQNKQVTASFKVNEAGFVGLTGKLIEKNFRLILTDGDSVAARFYKDSVRFGGSNAKGHAYYRKHQYDFFHIVAKHKDHIVPIAEVLSRSNDTIQKQAQTYRQMLENREISNNFYQVAMADLYCNYYNYIFSQDIEPKAYYPQFCYTKEECQLALDAIEKSYNPYQESNRAAAWFHDNIKDRVIYIRKVGLKADTSATNEVLTSSKYIEQGLNRLPNNLVEDALGMNLLTQQKSGLPLEKDYLVTLQEKFPQSQYLKYLEEMKAIQREGIVVPEKVSAFISCRTEQEKLIIENEKASQPNTLKELVAWLNGRKAFVDVWAPWCSPCVQEFKQHAQTSFALRMLGYTPVFISLNTNDKMKSMWQQRIIDDRLTGYHISASKELIKELEELVGKAIPRYVVIGSNGDILSKDAPRPSNRDFMKFLSGLGKQ; this is translated from the coding sequence ATGAAAAACACCAAGCACCTCATCGCGCTGATCGGCCTGCTGGCCTTCGGCGCCTTCGGCACCAAAGCTCAAACCCGGATAAGCATCAGCTTCCCGGAGGCACAGCAGGAAACCGACGTTCGCGTCTACCGCCCCATAAACGGCCTCTACAACACCAGCTATGCCGGGCGAAAAGACCGGTATATGACCCAGAACAAGCAGGTAACCGCCAGCTTTAAGGTTAACGAAGCTGGGTTTGTTGGCCTAACGGGCAAGCTGATTGAGAAAAATTTCCGATTAATCCTTACCGATGGCGACTCGGTAGCCGCACGCTTCTATAAGGATAGCGTCCGCTTCGGAGGCTCAAACGCCAAAGGGCATGCCTACTACCGCAAGCATCAGTACGACTTCTTTCACATTGTTGCAAAACATAAAGACCACATAGTACCAATCGCAGAGGTACTCTCAAGAAGCAACGACACCATACAGAAGCAGGCTCAAACCTACCGCCAGATGCTCGAAAACAGAGAAATATCCAACAATTTCTACCAGGTTGCAATGGCCGACCTTTACTGCAACTACTACAACTACATCTTTTCTCAGGATATAGAACCAAAAGCCTATTACCCACAATTCTGCTATACGAAGGAGGAATGCCAGCTGGCGCTAGACGCCATCGAGAAATCGTACAATCCCTATCAAGAGAGCAATCGAGCAGCAGCATGGTTTCATGATAACATAAAAGACAGAGTTATTTACATACGAAAGGTTGGGCTAAAAGCCGACACATCGGCAACCAACGAGGTGCTCACATCATCCAAGTATATCGAACAGGGATTAAACAGGCTACCTAATAATCTTGTAGAAGATGCCTTAGGAATGAATCTCCTAACCCAACAAAAATCTGGGCTACCGCTAGAAAAGGATTACTTGGTAACACTTCAGGAGAAGTTCCCCCAAAGTCAGTACCTTAAGTACCTCGAAGAGATGAAGGCCATACAACGTGAGGGAATAGTCGTACCCGAAAAGGTATCGGCGTTTATTAGCTGCAGAACCGAGCAGGAAAAGCTTATTATCGAGAACGAAAAGGCATCGCAACCCAATACGCTAAAGGAGCTCGTAGCATGGCTAAACGGGCGTAAGGCATTCGTCGATGTTTGGGCTCCTTGGTGTAGTCCCTGCGTGCAGGAGTTTAAGCAACACGCACAAACCAGCTTTGCGCTACGGATGCTAGGCTACACCCCTGTATTTATTTCATTAAACACCAACGATAAGATGAAATCGATGTGGCAGCAGCGGATTATAGACGACAGGCTTACCGGCTACCACATATCGGCCAGCAAGGAGCTGATTAAAGAGCTAGAGGAGCTAGTAGGAAAAGCGATTCCAAGGTACGTTGTTATTGGCTCGAATGGAGATATTCTAAGCAAGGATGCACCTCGTCCAAGCAATCGCGATTTTATGAAATTCCTTTCTGGGTTAGGTAAACAGTAG